From one Nonomuraea polychroma genomic stretch:
- the purF gene encoding amidophosphoribosyltransferase: MLKGDGRLGHDLDPHDRAPKDACGVFGVWAPGEEVSKLTYYGLYALQHRGQESAGIAVSEGSRILVYKDMGLVAQVFDESVLGTLRGHLAIGHCRYSTTGSSVWENAQPTLSSTDVGGLALAHNGNLINTPELAQRLAPGSTRATTDTEVLTTLLAQDRTRSVEDAAAELLPQVKGAYSLVFMDEKTLYAARDPQGIRPLVLGRLERGWVVASETAALDIVGATVVREIEPGELLTIDERGVRSRRFALAEPKGCLFEYVYLARPDTTIAGRGVQVTRVEVGRVLAREHPVEADLVIPTPESGTPAAVGYAQESGIPYGQGLVKNSYVGRTFIQPSQTIRQLGIRLKLNPLREVVEGKRLVVVDDSIVRGNTQRAIVKMLREAGAREVHVRISSPPVAWPCFYGIDFATRAELIAGSLTVEEIRASLGADSLGYISLEGLTKATTLPADRLCRACFDGSYPIPIDQDNVGKFVLETKA; encoded by the coding sequence GTGCTGAAGGGCGACGGCCGGCTCGGCCATGACCTGGACCCCCATGACCGCGCTCCTAAAGACGCCTGTGGCGTCTTCGGCGTCTGGGCTCCGGGCGAGGAAGTCTCAAAACTGACCTACTACGGGCTGTACGCGTTGCAGCACCGCGGCCAGGAGTCCGCGGGCATCGCAGTCAGCGAGGGCAGCCGCATTCTCGTCTACAAGGACATGGGCCTCGTCGCCCAGGTCTTCGACGAGTCTGTGCTCGGCACCCTCCGCGGCCACCTGGCCATCGGCCACTGCCGCTACTCCACGACCGGATCGAGCGTGTGGGAGAACGCGCAACCCACGCTGAGCTCCACCGACGTCGGTGGCCTCGCGCTCGCGCACAACGGCAACCTGATCAACACCCCGGAGCTGGCCCAGCGCCTCGCCCCGGGGTCGACCAGGGCCACGACCGACACCGAGGTCCTGACCACGCTGCTGGCCCAGGACCGCACCCGCTCCGTCGAGGATGCCGCCGCCGAGCTGCTCCCACAGGTCAAGGGCGCCTACTCGCTCGTGTTCATGGACGAGAAGACGCTTTACGCGGCCCGTGACCCGCAGGGCATCCGCCCGCTGGTGCTCGGCCGCCTCGAGCGCGGCTGGGTGGTGGCCTCGGAGACGGCCGCGCTCGACATCGTGGGCGCCACGGTCGTCCGCGAGATCGAGCCGGGCGAGCTGCTCACCATCGACGAGCGCGGCGTGCGATCGCGCCGCTTCGCGCTGGCCGAGCCGAAGGGCTGCCTGTTCGAGTACGTCTACCTCGCCCGCCCCGACACCACCATCGCGGGCCGCGGCGTCCAGGTCACCAGGGTCGAGGTCGGCCGCGTGCTGGCCCGCGAGCACCCCGTGGAGGCCGACCTGGTCATCCCCACGCCGGAGTCCGGCACCCCGGCCGCCGTCGGCTACGCGCAGGAGAGCGGGATCCCCTACGGGCAGGGCCTGGTCAAAAACTCCTACGTGGGCCGCACCTTCATCCAGCCCTCCCAGACCATCCGCCAGCTCGGCATCCGACTCAAGCTCAACCCGCTGCGCGAGGTCGTCGAGGGCAAGCGGCTGGTGGTCGTGGACGACTCGATCGTGCGGGGCAACACCCAGCGGGCCATCGTCAAGATGTTGCGCGAGGCGGGAGCGCGCGAGGTGCACGTACGCATCTCCTCGCCGCCCGTGGCCTGGCCGTGCTTCTACGGCATCGACTTCGCCACCAGGGCCGAGCTGATCGCGGGCTCGCTGACGGTGGAGGAGATCCGTGCCTCGCTCGGCGCGGACTCGCTCGGCTACATCTCCCTGGAGGGGCTGACCAAGGCCACCACGCTTCCGGCCGATCGCCTCTGCAGAGCCTGCTTCGACGGCTCCTACCCCATCCCCATCGACCAGGACAACGTCGGCAAGTTCGTGTTGGAGACCAAAGCGTGA
- the purM gene encoding phosphoribosylformylglycinamidine cyclo-ligase, which yields MNTYEAAGVDIAAGERAVDLMKNKVARSRRPEVVDDASGFAGLFDASALLRYERPLLATSTDGVGTKVMIAQQYGKHDTIGIDLVGMVLDDLVVCGAEPLFMTDYIACGKVVPERVAEIVGGVAEGCRLAGAALVGGETAEHPGAMGPDEYDLAGAGTGVVEASAMLGPALVQEGDVVLGLASSGVHSNGYSLVRHILREASLSLDAVLPELGRPLGEELLEPTRIYSLDCLELARSTAGVHAFAHITGGGIEGNLSRSLPGHLDALLDRSSWTPPPIFGVLAGHGRVAQKDMDRTFNLGVGMAAVVAADSADAAIRLLGERGLQAWVLGEVVPGTGQARYR from the coding sequence GTGAATACGTACGAGGCCGCCGGCGTTGACATCGCGGCCGGTGAGCGGGCCGTCGACCTGATGAAGAACAAGGTGGCGCGGTCCCGTCGCCCCGAGGTGGTCGACGACGCCAGCGGTTTCGCGGGCCTGTTCGACGCCTCTGCCCTGCTGCGTTACGAGCGGCCGCTGCTGGCCACCTCCACCGACGGCGTGGGCACCAAGGTCATGATCGCCCAGCAGTACGGCAAGCACGACACCATCGGCATCGACCTGGTCGGCATGGTCCTGGACGACCTGGTGGTGTGCGGGGCCGAGCCGCTGTTCATGACCGACTACATCGCCTGCGGCAAGGTGGTGCCCGAGCGCGTCGCCGAGATCGTCGGCGGCGTCGCCGAGGGCTGCCGCCTGGCCGGGGCCGCACTCGTGGGCGGCGAGACGGCCGAGCACCCGGGGGCGATGGGTCCGGACGAATACGACCTCGCGGGGGCCGGCACGGGGGTCGTGGAGGCGTCCGCCATGCTCGGGCCCGCCCTCGTCCAGGAAGGCGACGTGGTGCTGGGGCTCGCCTCCTCCGGGGTGCACTCCAACGGCTACTCGCTGGTCCGCCACATCCTGCGTGAGGCGTCGTTGTCCCTCGACGCGGTGCTTCCCGAGCTGGGGCGGCCGCTGGGTGAGGAGCTCCTGGAGCCGACCCGCATCTACTCCCTCGACTGCCTGGAACTGGCCCGCAGCACGGCCGGGGTGCACGCTTTCGCGCACATCACGGGGGGCGGGATCGAAGGCAATCTGTCGCGCTCGCTTCCCGGTCACCTGGACGCCCTGCTCGACCGGTCCTCGTGGACGCCTCCGCCGATCTTCGGCGTGCTGGCCGGTCACGGGCGGGTGGCCCAGAAGGACATGGACCGCACCTTCAACCTGGGGGTCGGCATGGCGGCCGTCGTCGCCGCTGACTCCGCGGACGCCGCCATCCGCCTGCTGGGTGAGCGCGGCCTGCAGGCGTGGGTCCTGGGCGAGGTCGTCCCCGGCACGGGCCAGGCCCGCTACCGCTGA
- a CDS encoding CGNR zinc finger domain-containing protein — translation MDLLIGEPLALDLVNTRARDFDALDAAGDFQTWLARQADRLTPPSAPLTAAGLAAVRRLRGHVESALNAVRDGAVPPDAAIAALNEAARAAPPYRVLEWRDGSFRTGTDRDGDDLARLLAQLAEAAADLLTDSAVGRIRGCEGPDCRMVFLPAHPRRRWCSPDLCGNRVRVARYYQRHKPT, via the coding sequence ATGGACCTCCTGATCGGTGAGCCGCTCGCGCTGGACCTGGTCAACACCCGCGCCCGCGACTTCGACGCCCTCGACGCGGCCGGGGACTTCCAGACGTGGCTCGCCCGCCAGGCCGACCGGCTCACGCCACCGTCCGCCCCGCTCACGGCCGCCGGGCTGGCCGCCGTCCGCCGCCTGCGCGGCCATGTGGAGTCGGCGCTGAACGCCGTACGCGACGGCGCCGTGCCGCCGGACGCGGCCATCGCCGCGCTCAATGAGGCTGCCCGCGCCGCACCGCCCTACCGGGTGCTGGAGTGGCGGGACGGCAGTTTCCGCACGGGTACGGACCGGGACGGCGACGACCTGGCCCGCCTGCTCGCCCAGCTCGCCGAGGCGGCGGCCGACCTGCTCACCGACTCGGCCGTCGGCCGGATCCGGGGCTGCGAGGGTCCCGACTGCCGCATGGTCTTCCTCCCCGCCCACCCCCGCCGGCGCTGGTGCTCACCCGACCTGTGCGGCAACCGCGTTCGCGTGGCCCGCTACTACCAGCGCCACAAGCCCACCTGA
- a CDS encoding alpha/beta fold hydrolase → MGIPQVRHGFVDVDGVQVFYREAGPRDALPVLLLHGFPSASHQYRRLMDALGDRYRLIAPDYPGFGHTRAPDGFVYSFDRLADVVEGFVRAIGLERFVWYAFDFGGPVGFRVATRHPEWIAALIVQNANAYDEGLSDIARQVIADPAEDLFTLPVTRSQYEDGATDPSLIAPDGWTLDQHFLDLPGRKEAQLALALDYRSNLELYPAWQAWLRRHRPPTLVLWGGGDAIFIEPGAYAYQRDVPEAEVHVLDTGHFALEEKLPEIAPLIAGFLARQA, encoded by the coding sequence ATGGGCATTCCCCAGGTGCGGCACGGGTTCGTGGACGTGGACGGCGTTCAGGTGTTCTATCGGGAGGCGGGGCCGCGAGACGCGCTGCCGGTGCTGCTTCTTCACGGCTTCCCGTCCGCTTCGCACCAGTACAGGCGGTTGATGGACGCGCTGGGCGACCGCTACCGGCTGATCGCGCCGGACTACCCCGGTTTCGGGCACACGCGAGCGCCGGACGGCTTCGTCTACTCCTTCGACCGGCTCGCCGACGTGGTCGAGGGGTTCGTACGGGCGATCGGCCTGGAGCGGTTCGTCTGGTACGCGTTCGACTTCGGCGGGCCGGTGGGCTTCCGGGTCGCCACCCGGCATCCCGAGTGGATCGCCGCCTTGATCGTGCAGAACGCCAACGCCTACGACGAGGGCCTGTCCGACATCGCGCGCCAGGTCATCGCCGACCCCGCCGAGGACCTGTTCACGTTGCCGGTCACACGGAGTCAGTACGAGGACGGCGCCACGGACCCGTCACTGATCGCGCCTGACGGATGGACGCTCGACCAGCACTTCCTCGACCTGCCCGGACGCAAGGAAGCACAGCTGGCGCTCGCGCTCGACTACCGGTCGAACCTGGAGCTTTATCCCGCCTGGCAGGCATGGCTGCGCCGGCACCGCCCGCCCACGCTGGTGCTCTGGGGAGGCGGAGATGCGATCTTCATCGAGCCCGGCGCATACGCGTACCAGCGCGACGTGCCCGAGGCCGAGGTGCACGTGTTGGACACCGGGCACTTCGCCCTGGAGGAGAAGCTTCCAGAGATCGCCCCGCTCATCGCCGGCTTTCTTGCCCGGCAAGCGTGA
- a CDS encoding DUF3073 domain-containing protein: protein MGRGRAKAKQVKVARQLKYNSGGTDLDRLRDELGVGDSSRNDDADDLNDELADRYADYADDYDTGDDDSRPSGRR, encoded by the coding sequence ATGGGGCGCGGCCGAGCAAAGGCCAAGCAGGTCAAGGTTGCTCGCCAGCTGAAGTACAACAGCGGTGGCACGGATCTTGACCGTCTTCGCGATGAACTCGGGGTCGGAGACTCCAGCCGCAATGACGACGCCGACGACCTCAACGATGAGCTGGCGGATCGCTATGCCGATTACGCCGATGACTATGACACCGGAGACGACGACAGTCGTCCGTCCGGCCGTCGATAG
- a CDS encoding Glu/Leu/Phe/Val family dehydrogenase, which translates to MTDVFGSSHKDVHEQVVFCADEQSGLRAIIAIHNTALGPALGGTRFYPYESEHAALADVLNLAKGMAYKNALAGLDLGGGKAVIIGDPAQDKNEALLRAYGRFVESLGGRYITACDVGTYSEDMDIVARESRFVTGRTLANGGAGDSSILTAFGVFQGMRASAERVYGTPSLHGKRVGVEGVGKVGHRLVELLREDGAEVVICDVSPKAIERVRLRHPEVDVVPDARALTSADIDVFAPCALGGALGDDTVARLKAKIVCGAANNQLAHPGVEKQLAERGILYAPDYVVNSGGVIQVADEIKGFNMERARSKAAQIYDTTLKIFRIAADEGVPPAVAADRLAERRMSEVGRIRAIWLGH; encoded by the coding sequence GTGACCGACGTCTTCGGCTCGTCCCACAAGGACGTCCACGAGCAGGTCGTGTTCTGCGCCGACGAGCAGAGCGGCCTGCGTGCCATCATCGCGATCCACAACACCGCACTCGGGCCGGCACTGGGAGGCACCCGGTTCTACCCGTACGAGAGCGAGCACGCGGCCCTCGCCGACGTGCTCAACCTGGCCAAGGGCATGGCGTACAAGAACGCGCTGGCCGGCCTGGACCTGGGCGGCGGCAAGGCCGTCATCATCGGCGACCCGGCCCAGGACAAGAACGAGGCGCTGCTGCGCGCGTACGGCAGGTTCGTCGAGTCGCTCGGCGGGCGCTACATCACCGCCTGCGACGTCGGCACCTACAGCGAGGACATGGACATCGTCGCCCGGGAGTCGCGTTTCGTGACCGGTCGCACGCTGGCGAACGGCGGCGCGGGGGATTCGTCCATCCTCACGGCGTTCGGCGTGTTCCAGGGCATGCGTGCTTCGGCCGAGCGGGTCTACGGCACACCGTCATTGCACGGCAAGCGGGTCGGCGTCGAAGGGGTCGGCAAGGTGGGTCACCGCCTGGTCGAGCTCCTGCGCGAAGACGGCGCCGAGGTCGTGATCTGTGACGTCAGCCCCAAGGCGATCGAACGTGTCCGCCTGCGGCACCCCGAGGTCGACGTGGTGCCCGACGCCAGGGCTCTGACGTCGGCCGACATCGACGTGTTCGCGCCCTGCGCGCTGGGCGGCGCGCTCGGCGACGACACCGTGGCTCGGTTGAAAGCGAAAATCGTTTGCGGTGCGGCCAACAATCAACTCGCGCACCCCGGTGTCGAGAAGCAACTCGCCGAACGCGGGATCCTGTACGCGCCGGACTACGTCGTCAATTCCGGCGGGGTGATCCAGGTCGCCGACGAGATCAAGGGCTTCAACATGGAACGGGCCAGATCCAAGGCCGCCCAGATCTATGACACGACTCTGAAGATCTTCCGAATCGCGGCTGATGAGGGCGTTCCTCCCGCGGTCGCAGCAGATAGGCTAGCTGAGCGCAGAATGTCGGAAGTCGGGCGTATTAGGGCTATTTGGCTGGGCCACTGA
- the bldC gene encoding developmental transcriptional regulator BldC → MSARTPEAEPLLTPAEVATMFRVDPKTVTRWAKAGKLTSIRTLGGHRRYRETEVRALLAGIPQQRSE, encoded by the coding sequence ATGTCAGCTCGTACACCCGAGGCCGAGCCACTGCTTACGCCCGCTGAGGTCGCCACCATGTTCAGGGTCGACCCCAAGACCGTCACGCGGTGGGCCAAGGCGGGCAAGTTGACGTCGATTCGCACCCTGGGCGGTCATCGGCGTTACCGGGAGACCGAGGTTCGGGCACTGCTCGCGGGGATTCCGCAGCAGCGCTCGGAGTAA
- a CDS encoding TetR/AcrR family transcriptional regulator: MTSGKSAETARPARRRLSVDRRREELMAAALELFSTRDAEDVSIDDVASAAGASRALVYHYFGGKQELYVAALTSAAEQLESRLRPQNGGRPLDELASGLKRYFDFVEEHAAGFAALLRGGPANRTGEVGEIVDGVRRRLFRLIQKQMGVEEPSPVLRTTLRSWIASVETAGLDWLEHRDIERPMLERMLVEHMVALLGVAATHDRDVAALMERLG, from the coding sequence GTGACAAGCGGGAAGTCAGCCGAGACGGCACGGCCGGCACGGCGCAGGCTCAGCGTGGACCGCCGTCGCGAGGAGCTCATGGCGGCAGCTCTGGAGCTGTTCAGCACCCGCGACGCGGAGGACGTCTCGATCGACGACGTGGCATCGGCGGCAGGCGCCTCTCGGGCCTTGGTCTACCACTACTTCGGTGGCAAGCAGGAGCTCTACGTGGCCGCGCTGACGAGCGCGGCGGAGCAGCTGGAGTCCCGGTTGCGTCCGCAGAACGGCGGCCGGCCGCTGGACGAGCTGGCCTCCGGGCTCAAGCGTTATTTCGACTTCGTCGAGGAGCACGCGGCCGGATTCGCGGCACTGCTGCGCGGCGGCCCCGCCAACAGGACGGGCGAGGTCGGCGAGATCGTGGACGGCGTGCGGCGGCGGCTTTTCCGCCTCATCCAGAAGCAAATGGGCGTCGAGGAGCCGAGCCCGGTGCTGCGCACGACGCTGCGGTCGTGGATCGCCTCCGTGGAGACGGCGGGTCTCGACTGGCTGGAGCATCGCGACATCGAACGTCCGATGCTCGAACGCATGCTCGTCGAGCACATGGTGGCGCTGCTGGGGGTCGCCGCAACCCATGACAGAGACGTGGCCGCCCTGATGGAGCGCCTGGGGTAG
- a CDS encoding LacI family DNA-binding transcriptional regulator — MSGPPVNTSTITELREVDALPRPRPTIRNVAERAGVSKSLVSLVLRGSPHVSEHRRQAVLQAARELGYRPNAVARSLVEGRTHLVGALVADLHNPFYAEFLDGLQESLHGDGLRMLIGNSQWDPAFEDEAVEAFLELRVDGLVLLGIAPTSETLIEATAYTPTVVVGERDIELDSVDIVVDDDQLGARLAIDHLVELGHKRIAHIEGPRSSRCEGYLVAMRRHSLAPYIMVEAADSSEDGGRAAAMALLTRDPRPTAIFAANDVVALGVLSAADELGLRVPEDLSVVGYDNTHLSASRHISLTSVDQPRRAMGRSAAALLSDRIGDPAKVARMREVRPELIVRRSTGKAE; from the coding sequence ATGTCAGGACCGCCCGTCAACACTTCAACCATTACTGAGCTCAGAGAGGTAGATGCCCTGCCTCGGCCCAGACCGACCATCCGCAATGTCGCCGAGCGAGCCGGCGTCTCGAAATCGCTGGTCTCTCTCGTGCTGCGCGGATCCCCGCACGTGAGTGAGCACCGGCGCCAGGCGGTGCTGCAAGCCGCCCGCGAGCTCGGCTACCGGCCGAACGCGGTCGCGCGCAGCCTGGTGGAAGGACGTACCCATCTCGTCGGCGCGCTCGTGGCCGACCTGCACAACCCGTTCTACGCCGAGTTCCTCGACGGCCTGCAGGAGAGCCTGCACGGCGACGGCCTGCGCATGCTGATCGGGAACAGCCAGTGGGACCCGGCGTTCGAGGACGAGGCCGTCGAGGCCTTCCTCGAGCTCCGCGTCGACGGGCTGGTCCTGCTGGGCATAGCGCCGACCAGCGAGACGCTGATCGAGGCCACCGCCTACACGCCGACCGTCGTCGTAGGGGAACGTGACATCGAGCTCGACAGCGTCGACATCGTGGTCGACGACGACCAGCTCGGCGCCCGTCTGGCCATCGACCACCTGGTCGAGCTCGGTCACAAGCGCATCGCGCACATCGAGGGGCCGCGCTCGTCGCGCTGCGAGGGCTACCTCGTGGCGATGCGCAGGCACTCGCTGGCGCCCTACATCATGGTCGAGGCCGCGGACTCCTCCGAGGACGGCGGCCGGGCGGCGGCGATGGCGCTGCTGACCCGCGATCCCAGGCCCACGGCGATCTTCGCCGCCAATGACGTGGTCGCGCTCGGCGTTCTGTCCGCCGCCGACGAACTGGGCCTGCGCGTGCCGGAAGACCTCTCCGTGGTCGGGTACGACAACACGCATCTGTCGGCCTCCCGGCACATCTCGCTGACCTCGGTCGACCAGCCCCGCCGCGCGATGGGCAGGTCGGCCGCCGCACTGCTGAGCGACAGAATCGGAGACCCCGCCAAGGTCGCCCGCATGCGCGAGGTCCGCCCCGAGCTGATCGTCCGCCGCAGCACCGGAAAAGCGGAATGA
- a CDS encoding N-acetylmuramoyl-L-alanine amidase, producing the protein MRALPASVLAVCGLIASACGGTGSGGAAAGQAAPATAVQQQAPAQRQATAKDGASESKPLDGKVVVIDPGHNGGNRRDPAAVNRKVNVLTKWKPCDTTGTATNNGYSEAAFTWDVSTRLAKILKSRGATVKLTRDSNDGVGPCITERAAIGNKANADAAISVHADGSAPGNRGFHVIIPKKINGPVDKVVGKSDRLGLAVRDAFAKGTGLPYSTYIGRDALSYRNDLGGLNLSTVPKIFIESGNMRNAVEAAKFQDPKFRQRIAVALANGLQHYLEA; encoded by the coding sequence ATGCGTGCTCTACCAGCGTCAGTACTCGCCGTCTGCGGCCTGATCGCCTCCGCGTGCGGCGGCACCGGCTCCGGTGGCGCCGCGGCGGGTCAGGCCGCTCCCGCGACCGCCGTGCAGCAGCAGGCGCCTGCACAGAGGCAGGCCACGGCGAAGGACGGAGCGTCGGAGAGCAAACCGCTGGACGGCAAGGTCGTCGTCATCGACCCCGGCCACAACGGCGGCAACCGCCGCGATCCGGCGGCCGTCAACCGCAAGGTCAACGTGCTGACCAAGTGGAAGCCCTGCGACACGACGGGCACCGCCACGAACAACGGCTACAGCGAGGCCGCCTTCACGTGGGACGTCTCCACCCGCCTCGCCAAGATCCTCAAGAGCCGCGGCGCCACGGTCAAGCTGACCAGGGACAGCAATGACGGCGTCGGCCCGTGCATCACCGAGCGGGCCGCGATCGGCAACAAGGCCAATGCGGACGCCGCGATCTCCGTGCACGCCGACGGCTCGGCCCCGGGCAACCGCGGCTTCCACGTCATCATCCCCAAGAAGATCAACGGGCCCGTGGACAAGGTCGTGGGCAAGTCCGACAGGCTCGGCCTGGCCGTACGCGACGCCTTCGCGAAGGGCACCGGCCTGCCGTACTCGACCTACATCGGCCGCGATGCCCTGAGCTACCGCAACGACCTGGGCGGGCTCAACCTCTCGACGGTGCCGAAGATTTTCATCGAGTCCGGCAACATGAGGAACGCGGTCGAGGCGGCCAAGTTCCAGGACCCGAAGTTCCGGCAGCGGATCGCAGTGGCGCTGGCGAACGGATTGCAGCACTATCTCGAAGCATGA
- a CDS encoding beta-N-acetylhexosaminidase — MIPRPELLTHLSASYELTAGATVSGDLVDAVRLALPVLDLRPGDSGEIDVRRDPALGEEAYRLTVGSRGIEIVAGGRAGAFYAAQSLHQLLPHATYRSSAQDSWLVPGVRIDDAPRFSWRGLHLDVARHFFPKREILRLVDLMAMHKLNRLHLHLVDDQGWRVESRAYPLLHEVAAHRARTAINYYREPEAYDDVPHGGYYTFDDLAEIGAYARARCVTVVPEIDVPGHASAILAAYPAFGATGERHDVLDRWGISPAILSPLPPTVEFLITIFDELMGALGETPYVHIGGDEVVLDHWAGSAEITAYRESLGLATTNDLQAWFLRRLADALAERGARAVVWDEAFVSGGLRQDTVVMPWRGMGVGRRAAAAGHDVVATPVFPLYFDYAEAASADEPMAIGDAITVEDVAAFQPAPETWTDEERARVVGAQAQLWTERVPDARTLDYRMWPRACALAEVAWSGTGQEGFAGRLEEHLGRLDAIGVEYRPLAGPHPWQRRRPHRPSGVRVADVMARIEAMTHDPESTRPSM; from the coding sequence ATGATTCCTCGCCCTGAGCTGCTCACCCACCTGTCCGCCTCCTACGAACTGACCGCGGGCGCGACCGTGTCCGGCGACCTCGTGGACGCCGTACGGCTGGCGCTGCCCGTGCTGGACCTGCGTCCAGGCGACTCCGGTGAGATCGACGTCCGCCGGGATCCCGCACTGGGCGAGGAGGCGTACCGGCTGACGGTCGGCTCGCGGGGCATTGAGATCGTGGCGGGCGGGCGCGCCGGCGCGTTCTACGCGGCGCAGTCGCTGCACCAGTTGTTGCCCCACGCCACCTACCGTTCCTCCGCACAGGATTCGTGGCTGGTGCCCGGGGTCCGGATCGACGACGCCCCGCGGTTCTCCTGGCGGGGGTTGCACCTGGACGTGGCCCGGCATTTCTTCCCCAAGCGGGAGATCCTGCGCCTGGTGGACCTGATGGCGATGCACAAGCTCAACCGGCTCCACCTGCACCTGGTGGACGACCAGGGGTGGCGGGTGGAGAGCCGGGCGTACCCGCTGCTGCACGAGGTCGCCGCGCACCGCGCGCGTACGGCGATCAACTACTACCGGGAGCCGGAGGCGTACGACGACGTCCCGCACGGCGGCTACTACACATTCGACGACCTGGCGGAGATCGGGGCCTACGCCCGGGCGCGCTGCGTCACGGTCGTGCCCGAGATCGACGTGCCGGGGCACGCGTCGGCGATCCTGGCGGCCTACCCGGCGTTCGGTGCCACCGGGGAGCGGCACGACGTGCTGGACCGGTGGGGCATCTCGCCCGCGATCCTGTCGCCGCTGCCGCCGACCGTGGAGTTCCTGATCACGATCTTCGACGAGCTGATGGGGGCGCTGGGCGAGACGCCCTACGTGCACATCGGCGGCGACGAGGTGGTGCTCGACCACTGGGCCGGCTCGGCGGAGATCACGGCGTACCGCGAGTCGCTGGGGCTGGCCACCACCAACGACCTGCAGGCGTGGTTCCTGCGGCGGCTGGCGGACGCGCTGGCCGAGCGCGGGGCGCGGGCCGTGGTGTGGGACGAGGCGTTCGTCAGCGGCGGGTTGCGGCAGGACACCGTCGTGATGCCGTGGCGCGGCATGGGTGTGGGCCGGCGTGCCGCGGCCGCCGGGCACGACGTGGTGGCCACGCCGGTGTTCCCGCTGTACTTCGACTACGCCGAGGCGGCCTCGGCCGACGAACCTATGGCCATCGGGGACGCGATCACGGTCGAGGACGTGGCCGCGTTCCAGCCGGCGCCCGAGACGTGGACCGACGAGGAGCGCGCGCGGGTCGTGGGGGCGCAGGCGCAGCTGTGGACCGAGCGGGTGCCGGACGCCCGCACGCTGGACTACCGCATGTGGCCGCGGGCTTGCGCGCTCGCCGAGGTGGCCTGGTCGGGCACCGGGCAGGAGGGCTTCGCCGGGCGGCTGGAGGAGCACCTGGGGCGGCTGGACGCGATCGGGGTGGAGTATCGCCCGCTCGCGGGGCCGCACCCGTGGCAGCGTCGGCGGCCGCACCGTCCGAGCGGCGTCCGGGTGGCGGACGTGATGGCTCGCATCGAGGCCATGACGCACGACCCGGAGTCCACCCGGCCGAGCATGTAG
- a CDS encoding GNAT family N-acetyltransferase, with protein sequence MVIEAVALTDDVVMRPATEGDAAALLRAYVRNRDHLRPWEPRRPEEFYTLRGQARRLQDVLEQQAAGRAVPWVLADGEEIVGRMTLNTIVRGPWLSADLGYWTDARYTGRGLASKAVEEVCRMADQEVGLHRIAAGTLLHNVASQRVLLKCGFEPYGVAPLYLEIDGKWQDHRLFQRILNDRPAF encoded by the coding sequence ATGGTGATCGAAGCGGTGGCACTCACAGACGACGTCGTCATGCGCCCGGCCACAGAGGGCGACGCCGCGGCCTTGCTCCGGGCCTACGTCCGCAACCGCGACCACCTGCGGCCGTGGGAGCCCCGCAGGCCCGAGGAGTTCTACACGCTGCGCGGGCAGGCCCGCCGGCTCCAGGACGTGCTGGAGCAGCAGGCCGCGGGCCGGGCGGTGCCGTGGGTCCTGGCCGACGGCGAGGAGATCGTCGGGCGCATGACGCTCAACACCATCGTCCGCGGGCCGTGGCTCAGCGCCGACCTCGGCTACTGGACGGACGCCCGCTACACCGGCCGCGGCCTGGCCTCCAAAGCCGTCGAGGAGGTGTGCCGGATGGCCGACCAGGAGGTGGGCCTGCACAGGATCGCGGCCGGCACACTCCTCCACAACGTCGCCTCGCAGAGGGTCCTGCTCAAGTGCGGCTTCGAGCCGTACGGCGTCGCCCCGCTCTACCTGGAGATCGACGGCAAGTGGCAGGACCACCGGCTGTTCCAGCGCATACTCAACGACCGCCCGGCTTTTTGA